Part of the Janibacter endophyticus genome is shown below.
TCGTCTCGACCGTCCCCACCCTCGTCGCGCTCTGGCCGCCGGCCGCGCTCGAGCGGGTGCGCCTGCTCATCCTCGGCGGCGAGGCGTTCCCGCCCGAGCTCGTCACCCGGCTCCAGGCCCCCGGCCGCGAGGTGTGGAACACCTACGGCCCCACGGAGGCCACCGTCGTCGCGTGCGCCGCGATGGTCACCGGCGAGCTGCCCGTGCGGATCGGCCTGCCGCTCACCGGCTGGGACCTGGCCGTCGTCGACGGCGAAGGGCGACCGGTCGCCGTCGAGGAGTCCGGCGAGCTGATCATCGGCGGGGTCGGCCTGGCCCGCTACCTCGACCCGGCCAAGGACGCCGAGAAGTACGCGCCCATGCCCAGCCTCGGGTGGGAGCGCGCCTACCGGTCCGGCGACATCGTCGTCAACGACCCCGAGGGGCTGCTCTTCGGCGGGCGCGCCGACGACCAGGTGAAGATCGGCGGCCGCCGCATCGAGCTCGGCGAGCTCGACGACCAGCTCCTCCGGCTGCCCGGCGTCGTCGGTGCCGCGGCCGCCGTCCGGGCCACCGCCGCAGGCAACACGCTCCTCGTGGGCTACCTCACCGTCGACGACACCTACGACCACGCCGTCGCCCGGCCGCTGCTCGAGGAGCGCCTGCCCGCCGCCCTCGTCCCGCGACTCGCGGTCGTCGACACCCTCCCCACGAAGACCTCCGGCAAGGTCGACCGCGACGCCCTGCCCTGGCCGCTGCCCCGCACGACCGCCACCGGGGCGCAGACCTTCCACGGCACCCAGGCCTGGCTCGCCGGCATCTGGCGCGACGTCCTCGCCGCCGAGCCGACCTCGCCGCGCGACGACTTCTTCGACTTCGGCGGCGGCTCGCTCACCGCGGCCCAGGTCGTCAGCCGGCTGCGCGAGCGCCACCCCGAGGTCGTCGTCGGTGACCTCTACGCCCACCCCGGCCTCGGCGACCTCGCGAGCGTCCTCGACGAGATGGGCTCCGGCCCGGTCCAGAGCGACCGCGAGGTCCGACCCATCCCGACGAAGACCCAGCGTGGGCAGCTCGCCGCGGCGATCCCCCTTCGCGCCCTCGGGTCGCTGCGCTGGCTGGCCTGGATCATGCTCGGCTCCACCCTCGTCGCCGCCGCGGTCTCCTCCCTCGGCTGGCTGCCGAGCTACCCGTGGTGGGTCCTGCTCGTCACCACCATCGTCGGCATCGCCCCGCCCGGCCGGATGCTGCTCGCCGTCGGCCTGATCCGGTTCGTCATGCGCGGCATCCACCCCGGCAGCTACCCCCGCGGCGGCAAGGTCCACCTCCGGCTGTGGCTTGCCGGCCGGGTCCAGGACGAGCTCGCCGCGTCGTCGCTGGCCGGGGCGCCCTTCTTCCGGTGGTACGCGCAGGGACTGGGGGCCGAGATCGCGAAGGGGGTGGACCTGCACAGCCTCCCGCCGGTCACCGGCCTCCTCCGGGTCGGTGCGGGGGCGGCGATCGAGCCCGAGGTCGACCTGTCGGGCCACTGGATCGACGGCGACCGGGTGCACATCGGCGAGGTCCGGGTCCGCGCGCGGGCTCGCGTCGGCACCCGCAGCATGCTCGGACCCGGCGCCGACGTCGGCAAGGACGCGCAGGTCGCCCCCGGCTCCTACGTCGCCACCCGGGTGCCCGACGGCGAGGCATGGTCCGGCGCCCCCGCCCGCCGCACCGGCAAGGCCCGCGGCGCCTGGTCGGCGGAGGACCCGCCCCGCGCGCCCGGCTACCTCGTCGGCTACGGACTCGCCTCGGCCGTGCTCGCCTCGCTGCCCGGCGTCGCCGGTCTCGCCGGGGGAGCGGTCCTCCTCGCCGCCGGCCGCGACGCCATCTCGCTCGGCGACCTCGCGCTGCGCGTCCTGCCGTGGCTGGCCGTCGCGGCGCTCGTCGGCTACGCCACCCTCGCCCTGCTCGTCCTCGCGATCGTCCGGGCCTGCGCGCTCGTCATCGCCCCGGGCCACTACCCCGTGCGCTCCCTGCGCGGCATGGCGATCTGGACGACCGCGCGCGTCATGGACGAGGCCCGCACCTGGCTCTTCCCCATGTACTCCGGCGCGATCACGACGCTCTGGCTGCGGCTGCTCGGCGCCCGGATCGGCACCGGGGTCGAGGCCTCGACCGTGCTCATGATCCCGAGCCTCACGACGGTCAACGACCACGCCTTCCTCGCCGACGACACCCTCATCGGCGGCTACGAGCTCGACGGCGGCTGGATCCGCGTCGAGCGGGTCAAGATCGGCAAGCGCGCCTTCGTCGGCAACTCCGGCATGGCCGCCCCCGGCCGCCGCGTCCCCAAGGCCTCCCTCGTCGCCGTCCTCTCCGCCGCCCCGCGGCGCCAGGAGGTCTCGCGCGGGACCTCCTACATCGGCAGCCCGCCGTCGCCCCTTCGCCGGACCACGGACGAGGGCGACACCTCGCGCACCTACGACCCGCCGACCCGGCTCAAGGTGCTCCGCGGCGTCGTCGAGACCGCCCGCGTCCTCACGATGGTCTGCCAGGTCGCGCTCGTCGTCGGGGTGGCGCTCGCGCTGCTCGCCCTGCTCCAGGTCCACTGGCTGCTCGCGCTCGTCCTCGCCGGGCCCGTCCTGCTCGCCGCCGGCGTCGTCGCGGCGACAACCGCCGTGCTCACCAAGTGGCTCCTCGTCGGGCGGCACCGCGCCGGCGAGCACCCGCTGTGGAGCTCCTTCGTGTGGCGCAACGAGCTCGCCGACACCTTCCTCGAGATGCTCGCCGCGTCCTGGTTCGTGCCGTCGGCCCTCGGCACCCCCGTGCTCACCGTGTGGCTGCGCGCTCTCGGCGCCCGGATCGGCCGGGGCGTGTGGTGCGAGTCGTACTGGCTGCCCGAGCCCGACCTCGTCGAGCTGCAGGACGGTGCGACGATCAACCCCGGCTGCGTCGTCCAGACCCACCTCTTCCACGACCGCGTCCTGTCGATGGGCTCCGTCGTCGTCCGCGAAGGGGGCACCCTCGGACCGAACTCGGTGATCCTCCCGGCGGCTACCATCGGCCGGCACGCGACCACCGGCCCGGTCTCCCTCGTCATGCGTGGCGAAGGGGTACCCAGTCGGACCCGGTGGATCGGCAACCCCATCGGTCCCTGGGAGGACGAGCAGTGATCGGTCGCACCACGAGCGGTGACGGGCACGACTACGTCCCGGGGCACGGCGACGAGAGCTTCGCCGTGCAGGCGTACGACCTCGAGCTGGTCTACACCCCCGACGGCAACCGGCTCGAAGGGGTCGCGACGCTCACCTGCGAGGCGCTCGAGGAGTCCACGACGCTGACCCTCGACCTCGCCCACCTCTCCGTCGCGAAGGTGAGCGTCGACGCCAGGGCCGCGAGGTACAGCCACCGCCTCGGACGGCTCGAGGTCACCCTCCCCTCGCCCCTCGACGTCGGTGAGGTCTGCACCGTCCGGATCAAGTACGGCGGCAAGCCGAAGCCGCTGCGGATGCGTCACCACGGCGAGGCCGGGTGGGAGGAGCTCGACAACGGGGTGCTCGTCGCCGCACAGCCGCACGGTGCGCCGACCTGGTACCCGTGCAACGACCGTCCCTCGGACAAGGCGACCTATCACGTCATCGTGTCGGTGCCGAACGACTACCTCGTCGCCTTCTCCGGCGAGGAGACGAGCCGCCGCCGCGGCGGCAGCGCGACGACCTGGGCCTTCGAGCAGCCGGTGCCGATCCCGCCCTACCTCGCGACCCTGCAGGTGGGGCCGTACACCGAGCGGGCGCAGGACGCGTCGGTGCCGATGCGGCTCGTGGCGCCCACCGACGCGTACGGCGAGGGCAGCGAGGCGGCCTTCGGGCCGCAGCCGGAGATGCTCGCCCTCTACGAGGAGAAGTTCGGGCCGTACCCCTTCGCCTCGTACACCGCGGTGATCACCGACGACGACCTCGAGATCCCGCTCGAGTCGGCGGGGCTGTCCACCTTCGGGCGCAACTTCTGCTCCGGCGACTGGGAGCACCGGCGCCTCGTCGCGCACGAGCTCTCGCACCAGTGGTTCGGCAACGCGGTGACCTGCCGCGACTGGTCGGGGATCTGGCTGCACGAGGGCTTCGCCTGCTACGCCGAGTGGCTGTGGTCGGAGGAGATCGGGGAGCGGACCGCGGACGCGTGGGCGCGCCACCACCACAAGCGGCTGTCCGGGCTCGACCAGGACGACCTCGTGCTGTCGGACCCCGGTCCGGAGCTGATGTTCGACGACCGGGTCTACAAGCGGGGGGCATTGACGGTGCACGCGCTGCGGCTCACCGTCGGGGACGACACCTTCTTCGAGATCCTGCGGACCTGGGTCGCCGAGCACGCCGGCGGGACGGTCGACACCGAGATGTTCCTCGAGCACTGCGAGCGGGTCGCCGGGCAGGACGTCCGGCCGGTGCTCGGGCCGTGGCTCGACGAGCTGCCGCTCCCGGACCTTCCCGCCGCCTGACCCATAGGGGGTTCGGGTGCGTCCTGCGGCGCGCCGGCTGCTGCGGGAGGGCAGGGAGCCTGCCGCGCAGACCCGTCCGGTCGACCCGCGGCGCCCTCGAGGAGCACCACGTGCCCGGCAACCGTAGCCTGGCCCCATGGCGAGCGCTCATGACCTGGTGGCCCTCTGGGACGAGACCTCGCGGGCGACGCTCGCACTCGTCGAGGAGCTGACCGACGAGGACCTGCAGCGGCCCACCGAGCTGCCCGGGTGGAGCGTCGGCGACGTCGTCGCCCACCTCGCGCACCTCGAGAGCGTGGCCGCCGGCCTCCCTCAGCCCGAAGGGGGGAGCCTGAGTCTCCCCACGGGTCCCGACGCCCCGCCGGTGACCATCAACGACGTCGTGGACGTCGGGGTGCAGGCCCGCCGCGGCCGGACGCGGGACGAGCTCGTCGACGAGCTGACCCGTGCCTGCGAGGCCCGCCGCGCGATGCTCGCGGACGTCGACGTCGCCGACCCCGCGACCGCGGCGCCGGGGGCCTTCGCCGCAATCGGCTGGCCGCTGAAGACCGTCCTGCGCAACCGCCCCTTCGACCTGTGGGTCCACGAGCAGGACATCCGTCGGGCGACCGGGCGACCCACGCAGACCGAGAGCGCGGGGGCCGCGCACGCGGCGGCGACCTTCGAGCGGGCCTTCCCCGTCGCGCTGAAGCGGCTCCCGCCGCACACCTCCGTCGTCCTCGAGGTCACCGGCCCGCAGGGCCGCACCCTGGCCGCCGAGGTCGGTGACGACGGGCGGGCGGTGCCGGTCGCGCCCCCGGCGGCGCCCTCCCTTCGCCTCGCCATGGACGACGCGACCTGGCTCATGCTCGGCGCCGGCCGGCCCGACCCGGCGCAGACCGACGTCGAGATCACCGGCGACGCCGAGGCCGCCGCCCAGGTCCTGCGCCACCTGGCCGTCACGCCCTGACGCACCCCGACAGACATCGCACGAGCCAAGGCTCCTACCCACGAAACGGGGTAGGAGCCTTGGCTCGTGCGATGCGGAGGGGGTGAAGGGGGGAGTGTCTCCCTCAGCCGGCGTGGTCGAAGCCCGCCCGCTCGGCCGACCGGTCGTCGAGGAACCACACGTGCGGGTCGACGCCGTCGTAGCCGTCCTCGCCCTGGACGAGGTAGGTCTTCGTGTCCTCCCACGCCTTGACGGAGTGGTCGAGCGGCATCGCGCCGTCCTCGATCGGGGCGGCCGAGCCGACGCCGTAACCGCCGTCGCGGATCTCCTCGACGGAGGAGAGCCGCCGCCCGTCGACGCCCTGCTCGTCGGAGCCGGCCGCGGAGTCTGCGACGTCGTCCTCGGTGAGCTTGCCGTCCTCGGCGGTCCAGTCGCCCGCCTGGCGGAACTCCTCGCCCTTCGACAGGTCGTGCTGCTCCGGGTCGTGCTCGGCCGCGAAGGCCTCCTCGCGCGCCCGCTTCTCCTCGTCGGTCTCGACGCGGGGGTCGTCCTCGTCGTCGTCCCGGTCCGCCACGGACGAAGGGGGAGCGTCGGCGTCGCCGGCCACGTCCCCTTCGCCGTCGGCCGGGTCGCCCGCCCGGCTGTCGGCCGGGGTGTCGTCACGGTCCTCGTCGTCGCCGCCCGCGTCCGCGCGCGAGGTGGGGACGTCGTCGTCGCGCTCGGCGCGACGCTCCTCCTCGATGCCCTTGAGGCGCTCCTCGACCTCCTCCTGGGGGTCGACCGACTGGTCGTCATCGGTGCGCATCCCGTCGTCGTACCGCTCCTGCGTGCTGGCGGCGGTGGCTCCGGTCCTGGTGACGTCCTGCTCGTCGTGCTCGGTCATGCCGTGCTCCTCAGCGATGGGGTGGTGTCCCTCACACGCTAGCCAGCCAGGTCCCTGACATGGGCGGATATGGCAGGACCTGCCCTCAGATGAACTCGGCCGGGTCGAACTCGTCGATCGGGATGATCCGCACCCGCGGGAGCCTCGAGGTGAAGGCGCCCACCTCGTGCTCGAGGTCGAGCAGCTCGATCCCGGGGATCGCGCGCAGGTCCCCGGCCATGAACTCGGTGAAGCCCACGACCCCGAGCCTCCGGTGCCCGTCCGCGAGCTCGGTCATCGCCGGCGCGAAGTCGCTGTCGTGGCTGACGAGCAGGACGTCCGCCGGGCGTCGGACGAGCGCCCGGGCGGTCCGGTCGATGGCGATGTCCACGACCTTGCCGGGACCGCTCAGCGGGACCGGTGTGTACCCCATCGCGATGAGCGCCTGGACGAACCCGAGCGGCAGCTCGTCGTTGACCGCGAGGAAGAAGAGGGCCTTGACGTCCTGGTCCCAGCGGTCCTCGGCGTGCTCGAGGAGACGCTGCCAGCGGGGCCGCTCCTCGGGCTGGGGACGGCGTCCGAGCACCGAGGTGCCGAGCGTCGCGTCGATGTTCTCACCGTCGACGAGCAGGTAGGTGGTGCGGGCAGCGGCCATGGCCAGACCCTAGCGACCGAGGTGCCCGGGCAGGCGACCTTGGACACCTGTGCCACACCCTGAACAAGATGTGGACGCCGAGGGGGCGAGATGGTCAGATAAGGGCATGACTGCCCTCGACCTCGACGCTCCTCCGGGCGCCGGGTCCTGGGAGGAGCGTCAGCGGCGCTGGTGGTCGGGCGATGTGGTCCGGGCCGCCGCCTTCGTCAGCGTGCCCCTCGCCTGGTGGCAGGCGGGGCCCGCCGCGGGGGCCTGCCTCTTCCTCGTCGCCGGAGGGGTCATGGCGGTACGCCTCATCGACCTGCCGACCCCCACCGACGTCCTGGCCCAGCTCGTCTTCCTCGCCGTCGCGTGGGCGGCGGTCCTCGACGCGTACGAGCACATCACCTGGCTGGACCTGCCGGCGCACCTTCTCGGGACCGCGGTGGCGACCTTCGTCGTGTGGCGCGGTCTACGGCTGCAGGGCGAAGGGGTGGGCCGGGTCGTCCTGCTGCTCGGGGTGGCCGCCCTGCTCAGCGTGCTCTGGGAGGCCGGGGAGTGGCTCGGCCACGGCTATGTCAGCCAGGAGATCCAGGTCGGCTACGACGACACCGTCGGCGACCTGCTCTGGGGCACCGCCGGCGGGCTGCTCGTCGCGGCCCTGCCCTCCCGTCCGAGCGGGGCTCGAGGCGCCGCATGACCGCTGCAGTCTCCGTCGTCATCCCCTGCCTCGACGACGCCCCCGCCCTCGCTGTCTGCCTGGAGCACCTCGACCGGCAGACCCGACCCCCCGCGGAGGTCGTGGTCGTCGACAACGGCAGCAGCCCCGACCCCCGGCTCCAGCAGCTGAGCGCCGGGCACCCCTACGCCGTCCGCGTCGTCCACGAGCCCGTCCGGGGTGCCGGGGCCGCCGCGGCCCGCGGCTACGACGAGGCGAAGGGGGAGATCCTCGCCCGTTGCGATGCGGACAGCCGCCCGGCTGCGGGCTGGATCGAGGCGATCGCGTCGGCCTTCGCCCGGGACGACGGGCTCGACGCCGTCACCGGGCCGGTGGACTTCCACGACCTGAGCGGCTGGCAGGGGATGCTCGGCCGCGCCTTCTACCGGGCGGGCCTCAGTATCGGGATGCACCTCGCCATCGCCACGACCCCGTTGTGGGGCTCCAACCTCGCCCTGCGTGCCACCGCCTGGGAGCGGGCCCGCCGTCTCGTCCACCGTGACGACCCGAGGGTGCACGACGACCTCGACCTGTCCTTCGCGCTCGGGCCGGACGCGCGCGTGCGGCGACTCGCAGGGATGCGCGTCAGCGCGGAGGCGCGGATCTACGACAGCCGGGCCGCGCTGAGCGAGCGGGTCGCCCGCGCGATGCACACGTGCCGACGCGGGTGGGAGCACCAGAGTGCCGGGCTCCGGTGGGTCGAGCGGGTGCGAGCACGATGAGCACGGCGCAGAGCGACTACCTCGACGCGGTCCTCGAGCGGGTCGACGCGGTGATCCTCGACGACGCCCGCCTCGTCGAGCCGGAGGCGGACCCGCAACCCGACCTGCCCCTCGACCCGGACCCCTTCGTCCTCGTGCGCGAGCACGTCCGCTCCGGGGGGAAACGGTTTCGTCCGATCCTCGCCCTGTGGGGCTGGGTGTACGGCGGGGGTGACGCGAGCACGCCGACCGAGGACCTCGTCACCCTCGGCGCGGCTCTCGAGCTGCTGCACACCTTCGCGCTCGTGCACGACGACGTCATGGACGAGGCCGCGGTGCGGCGGGGTGGCCCGACGATCCACGTGACGATGGCCGACCAGCACCGCGGCGCCGACGGCGTCGGCCGCCCGGAACGGTTCGGCGAGAGCATGGCGACGCTCGTCGGTGACCTCGCCGCCGCCCAGGCATACCGCCTCGGAGCCACCCTCCCGGCGCCGGTGCTCGCCGACTGGCACGCCATGGTCGTCGAGCTCGTCGTCGGCCAGGCCCGTGAGGTCGTGGGGACAGCCACCGCTCGGCGCTCCCTCGCGCACACCCGGCAGGTCGCCATGCTCAAGTCCGGCCGCTACTCGATCCAGCGCCCCCTGGAGCTCGGCGCCCGGCTCGCCGGCGCGGACGAGGCGCGGATGAGCGAGCTGACGGCCTACGGCCAGCACCTCGGCGAGGCCTTCGCGATGCGCGACGACGTCCTCGGGGTCTGGGGCAGCCAGTCGCACACCGGCAAACCCGTCGGTCACGACCTGCGCGACGGCAAGGCGACGGTGCTCCTGGCCCTCGTCCAGGATCTCCTGCCGCCGGCGGCGCAGGAGATCCTCAGCCACGCTGTCGCCGGTCCGCTCGACACCTCGGAGGTCACCTTGCTCACCCACGCCCTTGAGACCGTCGGTGCCCGCGACCGCGCCGAGGCGCACATCGAGGCGCAGCTCACCCTCGCCCTGGCGGCGCTCGACGGCACCGCTCCTGCCGCGGCCGTCGAGGCCCTCACCGAGATGGCCCACCGCGTCACCCGGCGGCAGTCATGAGCGCCCGGGCGGTCGTCGTCGGGGCCGGGCTCGCCGGGCTCGCGGCGGCGGCGCACCTGCGCGGCGCGGGACACGAGGTGACGATCCTCGAGCGCGACCCGGAGCCGGGCGGCCGGGCACGTGTCCTGCACCGGGGCGGGCACACCTTCGACACCGGGCCGACCGTGCTCACCATGCCCTCGCTCGTCGACGACGCGATGCGCGCCGTCGGGGCCCGGCTCGAGGACCACCTCGACCTGCAGCGGCTCGACCCCGCCTACCGGGCGACCTTCGCCGACGGCAGCGTCATCGAGGTCCGCGCCGAGCACGACGACATGATCGAGGAGATCCGCCGCACCTGCGGCGACCACGACGCTCAGGCCTTCGCCGAGCTCGTCACCTGGCTCGGCCGTC
Proteins encoded:
- a CDS encoding Pls/PosA family non-ribosomal peptide synthetase, with product MTTGLLPELTLGGEAPPPRSLVEIFRATVAAHPEATAVDSSVETMTYAELLEAAEALAGQLADLGIGPGDKVGVRISSGTLDLYVAILGTLVAGAAYVPVDADDPEERARVVFGEAAVAAAITGELDITRFEDVEVSGRAGEDPDPADDAWVIFTSGSTGTPKGVAVTHRSAAAFVDAESRIFLQDKPIGPRDRVMAGLSVAFDASCEEIWLALAHGACLVPAPRSLVRSGVDVGPWLTANQVSIVSTVPTLVALWPPAALERVRLLILGGEAFPPELVTRLQAPGREVWNTYGPTEATVVACAAMVTGELPVRIGLPLTGWDLAVVDGEGRPVAVEESGELIIGGVGLARYLDPAKDAEKYAPMPSLGWERAYRSGDIVVNDPEGLLFGGRADDQVKIGGRRIELGELDDQLLRLPGVVGAAAAVRATAAGNTLLVGYLTVDDTYDHAVARPLLEERLPAALVPRLAVVDTLPTKTSGKVDRDALPWPLPRTTATGAQTFHGTQAWLAGIWRDVLAAEPTSPRDDFFDFGGGSLTAAQVVSRLRERHPEVVVGDLYAHPGLGDLASVLDEMGSGPVQSDREVRPIPTKTQRGQLAAAIPLRALGSLRWLAWIMLGSTLVAAAVSSLGWLPSYPWWVLLVTTIVGIAPPGRMLLAVGLIRFVMRGIHPGSYPRGGKVHLRLWLAGRVQDELAASSLAGAPFFRWYAQGLGAEIAKGVDLHSLPPVTGLLRVGAGAAIEPEVDLSGHWIDGDRVHIGEVRVRARARVGTRSMLGPGADVGKDAQVAPGSYVATRVPDGEAWSGAPARRTGKARGAWSAEDPPRAPGYLVGYGLASAVLASLPGVAGLAGGAVLLAAGRDAISLGDLALRVLPWLAVAALVGYATLALLVLAIVRACALVIAPGHYPVRSLRGMAIWTTARVMDEARTWLFPMYSGAITTLWLRLLGARIGTGVEASTVLMIPSLTTVNDHAFLADDTLIGGYELDGGWIRVERVKIGKRAFVGNSGMAAPGRRVPKASLVAVLSAAPRRQEVSRGTSYIGSPPSPLRRTTDEGDTSRTYDPPTRLKVLRGVVETARVLTMVCQVALVVGVALALLALLQVHWLLALVLAGPVLLAAGVVAATTAVLTKWLLVGRHRAGEHPLWSSFVWRNELADTFLEMLAASWFVPSALGTPVLTVWLRALGARIGRGVWCESYWLPEPDLVELQDGATINPGCVVQTHLFHDRVLSMGSVVVREGGTLGPNSVILPAATIGRHATTGPVSLVMRGEGVPSRTRWIGNPIGPWEDEQ
- a CDS encoding M1 family metallopeptidase — its product is MIGRTTSGDGHDYVPGHGDESFAVQAYDLELVYTPDGNRLEGVATLTCEALEESTTLTLDLAHLSVAKVSVDARAARYSHRLGRLEVTLPSPLDVGEVCTVRIKYGGKPKPLRMRHHGEAGWEELDNGVLVAAQPHGAPTWYPCNDRPSDKATYHVIVSVPNDYLVAFSGEETSRRRGGSATTWAFEQPVPIPPYLATLQVGPYTERAQDASVPMRLVAPTDAYGEGSEAAFGPQPEMLALYEEKFGPYPFASYTAVITDDDLEIPLESAGLSTFGRNFCSGDWEHRRLVAHELSHQWFGNAVTCRDWSGIWLHEGFACYAEWLWSEEIGERTADAWARHHHKRLSGLDQDDLVLSDPGPELMFDDRVYKRGALTVHALRLTVGDDTFFEILRTWVAEHAGGTVDTEMFLEHCERVAGQDVRPVLGPWLDELPLPDLPAA
- a CDS encoding maleylpyruvate isomerase family mycothiol-dependent enzyme: MASAHDLVALWDETSRATLALVEELTDEDLQRPTELPGWSVGDVVAHLAHLESVAAGLPQPEGGSLSLPTGPDAPPVTINDVVDVGVQARRGRTRDELVDELTRACEARRAMLADVDVADPATAAPGAFAAIGWPLKTVLRNRPFDLWVHEQDIRRATGRPTQTESAGAAHAAATFERAFPVALKRLPPHTSVVLEVTGPQGRTLAAEVGDDGRAVPVAPPAAPSLRLAMDDATWLMLGAGRPDPAQTDVEITGDAEAAAQVLRHLAVTP
- a CDS encoding sunset domain-containing protein, with protein sequence MTEHDEQDVTRTGATAASTQERYDDGMRTDDDQSVDPQEEVEERLKGIEEERRAERDDDVPTSRADAGGDDEDRDDTPADSRAGDPADGEGDVAGDADAPPSSVADRDDDEDDPRVETDEEKRAREEAFAAEHDPEQHDLSKGEEFRQAGDWTAEDGKLTEDDVADSAAGSDEQGVDGRRLSSVEEIRDGGYGVGSAAPIEDGAMPLDHSVKAWEDTKTYLVQGEDGYDGVDPHVWFLDDRSAERAGFDHAG
- a CDS encoding NYN domain-containing protein, translated to MAAARTTYLLVDGENIDATLGTSVLGRRPQPEERPRWQRLLEHAEDRWDQDVKALFFLAVNDELPLGFVQALIAMGYTPVPLSGPGKVVDIAIDRTARALVRRPADVLLVSHDSDFAPAMTELADGHRRLGVVGFTEFMAGDLRAIPGIELLDLEHEVGAFTSRLPRVRIIPIDEFDPAEFI
- a CDS encoding glycosyltransferase family 2 protein — encoded protein: MTAAVSVVIPCLDDAPALAVCLEHLDRQTRPPAEVVVVDNGSSPDPRLQQLSAGHPYAVRVVHEPVRGAGAAAARGYDEAKGEILARCDADSRPAAGWIEAIASAFARDDGLDAVTGPVDFHDLSGWQGMLGRAFYRAGLSIGMHLAIATTPLWGSNLALRATAWERARRLVHRDDPRVHDDLDLSFALGPDARVRRLAGMRVSAEARIYDSRAALSERVARAMHTCRRGWEHQSAGLRWVERVRAR
- a CDS encoding polyprenyl synthetase family protein; its protein translation is MSTAQSDYLDAVLERVDAVILDDARLVEPEADPQPDLPLDPDPFVLVREHVRSGGKRFRPILALWGWVYGGGDASTPTEDLVTLGAALELLHTFALVHDDVMDEAAVRRGGPTIHVTMADQHRGADGVGRPERFGESMATLVGDLAAAQAYRLGATLPAPVLADWHAMVVELVVGQAREVVGTATARRSLAHTRQVAMLKSGRYSIQRPLELGARLAGADEARMSELTAYGQHLGEAFAMRDDVLGVWGSQSHTGKPVGHDLRDGKATVLLALVQDLLPPAAQEILSHAVAGPLDTSEVTLLTHALETVGARDRAEAHIEAQLTLALAALDGTAPAAAVEALTEMAHRVTRRQS